The proteins below are encoded in one region of Phormidium ambiguum IAM M-71:
- the tsf gene encoding translation elongation factor Ts, which produces MAEISAKLVQELRQKTGAGMMDCKKALLENDGDVTKAMDWLRQKGMLKAGKIETKSATDGLVGSYIHTGGRVGVLVEVNCQTDFVARTDGFKALVQNIAMQIAACPNVEYVKVSDIPAEIVEKEKAVEMGREDLGNKPANVKEKIVQGRIDKRLKEMTLLDQPYIKDQNISVEELIKQNVAQLGENIQVRRFVRFVLGEGLEKEESNFAEEVAAQIGSKE; this is translated from the coding sequence ATGGCGGAAATATCTGCAAAACTAGTTCAAGAACTGCGCCAAAAAACGGGTGCAGGAATGATGGATTGCAAAAAAGCACTCCTAGAAAATGATGGTGATGTTACCAAAGCGATGGACTGGCTGCGGCAAAAGGGAATGCTGAAAGCTGGCAAAATTGAAACTAAATCAGCAACAGATGGATTAGTAGGAAGCTACATTCATACTGGTGGTAGAGTTGGTGTTTTGGTAGAAGTTAACTGCCAAACAGACTTTGTTGCCCGTACTGATGGTTTCAAAGCTTTAGTGCAGAATATTGCTATGCAAATCGCGGCTTGCCCTAACGTTGAGTATGTTAAGGTGAGCGATATCCCAGCTGAGATTGTGGAAAAAGAAAAAGCGGTCGAAATGGGACGCGAAGATTTGGGCAATAAACCAGCTAATGTCAAAGAAAAGATTGTCCAAGGGCGGATTGATAAACGCCTCAAAGAAATGACATTGTTGGATCAACCTTACATTAAAGATCAAAATATCTCAGTGGAAGAGTTGATTAAGCAAAATGTTGCTCAGTTGGGCGAAAATATTCAAGTTCGCCGCTTTGTGCGTTTTGTACTAGGCGAAGGACTAGAAAAAGAAGAAAGCAACTTTGCTGAAGAAGTGGCAGCACAAATAGGAAGTAAAGAATAA